A window of Synchiropus splendidus isolate RoL2022-P1 chromosome 9, RoL_Sspl_1.0, whole genome shotgun sequence contains these coding sequences:
- the LOC128765354 gene encoding inactive phospholipase D5-like isoform X3, with product MKHKSQQKCIVIFALVCCFAVLVALIFSAVDIWGEDEDGITEENCSRDCRAVLVENIPDDISFMDNGTSTLALSSGLYNLLDQAIRVVEIVSPLWLLNSSEYESSFLPAARQGRALLSRLQSLKSRGVQLKISSGMTDSSELKALAQNYAEVHYVNTTALTKGQLLSSFWVVDRKHFYIGSASMDWRSLATRKELGVLVYNCSCLALDLHRVFSLYWGLQFRDFIPSFWSKRLFALFNRDAPLDLTFNNTKAQAYVSTSPEVLIPKDRSSDLEAISRVIQEASHFIYISIIDYLPLLSRKAHRYWSRIDGLLREALILRKVRVRLLISCWEDTDPLTFNFIWSLRSLCMEQANCSLEAKFFKPRVQQDGSLQGVNHNRYMVTDRAIYLGNLDWMGNEFTINAGAGLVISQPEGVEERNSTVVEQLRVAFERDWFSRHTLSLQANKIPICSKHQINKLAPVKSSHWDDVLVRTGPQDHRLAPIIHKDHGLTPVKPRKHNRIGHQGHDGRSKRPEPAEDRHQERSYVSHLDNKRIQIKGTEKHSQPSESSGSREIHNDFL from the exons AGCGGTGCTGGTGGAGAACATCCCTGATGACATCTCCTTCATGGACAATGGAACATCCACTCTAGCGCTCTCCTCCGGGCTGTACAACCTGCTGGACCAGGCCATCCGTGTGGTGGAGATCGTTTCTCCACTGTGGCTCCTCAACTCCTCAGAATATGAGTCGAGCTTCCTGCCCGCAGCGAGACAG GGCAGGGCTCTTCTGTCCAGGCTGCAGTCTCTGAAGTCCAGAGGGGTCCAGCTGAAGATCTCCAGCGGGATGACGGACTCATCTGAGCTCAAGGCTCTTGCCCAAAACT ACGCTGAGGTTCACTACGTAAACACGACAGCTCTGACCAAGGGGCAGTTGCTCTCCTCCTTCTGGGTGGTGGACCGGAAACACTTCTACATCGGCAGCGCCAGCATGGACTGGAGATCTCTGGCCACG AGAAAGGAGCTGGGCGTGTTGGTCTACAATTGCAGCTGTCTGGCTTTGGACCTGCACCGGGTCTTCAGCCTCTACTGGGGTCTCCAGTTCAGAGACTTCATCCCATCTTTCTGGTCCAAGAGGCTGTTTGCCCTCTTCAACAGAGACGCCCCACTGGATCTCACCTTCAACAACACCAAGGCCCAAGCTTATGTCTCT aCTTCTCCAGAAGTCCTCATTCCCAAGGACCGGAGCAGTGACCTTGAGGCCATTTCCAGGGTCATACAGGAAGCCAGCCATTTCATATACATCTCCATCATTGATTACCTGCCGCTGCTCAGCAGAAAAGCCCACAG GTACTGGTCTCGTATCGACGGGCTTCTCCGCGAGGCTCTGATCCTGAGGAAGGTCCGGGTGCGTCTGCTGATAAGTTGCTGGGAAGATACTGATCCGCTCACTTTCAACTTCATCTGGTCCCTCAGGAGTCTGTGCATGGAGCAGGCCAACTGCTCCCTGGAAGCA AAGTTCTTCAAACCCAGAGTGCAGCAGGACGGCAGTCTCCAGGGGGTAAACCACAACAGATACATGGTGACCGATCGAGCCATTTATTTAG GGAACCTGGACTGGATGGGAAATGAGTTTACCATCAACGCCGGAGCAGGTCTGGTGATCAGTCAGCCCGAAGGGGTCGAGGAGAGGAACTCTACAGTGGTGGAGCAGCTGCGAGTGGCGTTTGAGAGAGACTGGTTTTCACGCCACACGCTCTCCCTCCAAGCTAACAAGATCCCCATCTGCAGCAAACACCAAATCAACAAGCTGGCTCCGGTCAAGTCCAGCCACTGGGACGATGTGCTGGTCCGAACAGGACCGCAGGATCACAGGCTGGCACCGATCATCCACAAAGACCATGGCCTGACGCCAGTGAAACCcaggaaacacaacagaatAGGTCACCAGGGTCACGACGGTCGGAGCAAACGGCCTGAGCCAGCTGAGGACAGACACCAAGAGAGAAGCTATGTGAGTCACCTCGACAACAAACGGATACAAATCAAAGGAACAGAGAAGCACAGCCAACCTTCAgagagcagcggcagcagagaGATCCACAACGACTTCCTGTGA
- the LOC128765354 gene encoding inactive phospholipase D5-like isoform X4: protein MKSQQKCIVIFALVCCFAVLVALIFSAVDIWGEDEDGITEENCSRDCRAVLVENIPDDISFMDNGTSTLALSSGLYNLLDQAIRVVEIVSPLWLLNSSEYESSFLPAARQGRALLSRLQSLKSRGVQLKISSGMTDSSELKALAQNYAEVHYVNTTALTKGQLLSSFWVVDRKHFYIGSASMDWRSLATRKELGVLVYNCSCLALDLHRVFSLYWGLQFRDFIPSFWSKRLFALFNRDAPLDLTFNNTKAQAYVSTSPEVLIPKDRSSDLEAISRVIQEASHFIYISIIDYLPLLSRKAHRYWSRIDGLLREALILRKVRVRLLISCWEDTDPLTFNFIWSLRSLCMEQANCSLEAKFFKPRVQQDGSLQGVNHNRYMVTDRAIYLGNLDWMGNEFTINAGAGLVISQPEGVEERNSTVVEQLRVAFERDWFSRHTLSLQANKIPICSKHQINKLAPVKSSHWDDVLVRTGPQDHRLAPIIHKDHGLTPVKPRKHNRIGHQGHDGRSKRPEPAEDRHQERSYVSHLDNKRIQIKGTEKHSQPSESSGSREIHNDFL from the exons AGCGGTGCTGGTGGAGAACATCCCTGATGACATCTCCTTCATGGACAATGGAACATCCACTCTAGCGCTCTCCTCCGGGCTGTACAACCTGCTGGACCAGGCCATCCGTGTGGTGGAGATCGTTTCTCCACTGTGGCTCCTCAACTCCTCAGAATATGAGTCGAGCTTCCTGCCCGCAGCGAGACAG GGCAGGGCTCTTCTGTCCAGGCTGCAGTCTCTGAAGTCCAGAGGGGTCCAGCTGAAGATCTCCAGCGGGATGACGGACTCATCTGAGCTCAAGGCTCTTGCCCAAAACT ACGCTGAGGTTCACTACGTAAACACGACAGCTCTGACCAAGGGGCAGTTGCTCTCCTCCTTCTGGGTGGTGGACCGGAAACACTTCTACATCGGCAGCGCCAGCATGGACTGGAGATCTCTGGCCACG AGAAAGGAGCTGGGCGTGTTGGTCTACAATTGCAGCTGTCTGGCTTTGGACCTGCACCGGGTCTTCAGCCTCTACTGGGGTCTCCAGTTCAGAGACTTCATCCCATCTTTCTGGTCCAAGAGGCTGTTTGCCCTCTTCAACAGAGACGCCCCACTGGATCTCACCTTCAACAACACCAAGGCCCAAGCTTATGTCTCT aCTTCTCCAGAAGTCCTCATTCCCAAGGACCGGAGCAGTGACCTTGAGGCCATTTCCAGGGTCATACAGGAAGCCAGCCATTTCATATACATCTCCATCATTGATTACCTGCCGCTGCTCAGCAGAAAAGCCCACAG GTACTGGTCTCGTATCGACGGGCTTCTCCGCGAGGCTCTGATCCTGAGGAAGGTCCGGGTGCGTCTGCTGATAAGTTGCTGGGAAGATACTGATCCGCTCACTTTCAACTTCATCTGGTCCCTCAGGAGTCTGTGCATGGAGCAGGCCAACTGCTCCCTGGAAGCA AAGTTCTTCAAACCCAGAGTGCAGCAGGACGGCAGTCTCCAGGGGGTAAACCACAACAGATACATGGTGACCGATCGAGCCATTTATTTAG GGAACCTGGACTGGATGGGAAATGAGTTTACCATCAACGCCGGAGCAGGTCTGGTGATCAGTCAGCCCGAAGGGGTCGAGGAGAGGAACTCTACAGTGGTGGAGCAGCTGCGAGTGGCGTTTGAGAGAGACTGGTTTTCACGCCACACGCTCTCCCTCCAAGCTAACAAGATCCCCATCTGCAGCAAACACCAAATCAACAAGCTGGCTCCGGTCAAGTCCAGCCACTGGGACGATGTGCTGGTCCGAACAGGACCGCAGGATCACAGGCTGGCACCGATCATCCACAAAGACCATGGCCTGACGCCAGTGAAACCcaggaaacacaacagaatAGGTCACCAGGGTCACGACGGTCGGAGCAAACGGCCTGAGCCAGCTGAGGACAGACACCAAGAGAGAAGCTATGTGAGTCACCTCGACAACAAACGGATACAAATCAAAGGAACAGAGAAGCACAGCCAACCTTCAgagagcagcggcagcagagaGATCCACAACGACTTCCTGTGA